From the genome of Mugil cephalus isolate CIBA_MC_2020 chromosome 2, CIBA_Mcephalus_1.1, whole genome shotgun sequence, one region includes:
- the LOC125004311 gene encoding microfibril-associated glycoprotein 4-like isoform X2, whose protein sequence is MMQETLVVTVLVLVASVRSDSQFYLPIDCDDIYHRDNTSASGVYTIYPGGPASPLNVYCDMETDGGRWTVFHRRIDGTENFYRPWKYYKTGFGNVAGEYWLGLENILLLTMRKKNELRVDMEDWEQGEASAQYSSFSVDSEDSGYQLHLGSFTGGNAGDSLTNQNSMKFTTYDKDQDNWEKNCAQHFLGGFWYNACHMANPTGMYAPHGAIGFENVHVIWHAWKGWNYSLKTVAMKIRSVAKCSCGH, encoded by the exons ATGATGCAG GAGACACTTGTCGTAACCGTGCTGGTTCTGGTTGCCTCAGTCCGCTCCGACTCCCAGTTCTACCTGCCCATCGACTGTGATGACATCTATCACCGTGACAACACAAGTGCCAGTGGGGTGTACACCATCTACCCAGGAGGCCCAGCTTCGCCTTTGAATGTCTACTGCGACATGGAGACCGACGGAGGCAGATGGACG GTGTTTCATAGGAGGATTGACGGGACGGAAAACTTCTACAGGCCCTGGAAATACTATAAGACGGGATTTGGGAATGTAGCTGGAGAATACTGGTTGG GCCTGGAAAACATCTTATTGCTGACTATGAGGAAGAAGAACGAGCTTCGAGTCGACATGGAAGACTGGGAGCAAGGAGAGGCCTCCGCTCAGTACTCGTCTTTCTCAGTTGACTCAGAGGACAGCGGCTACCAGCTTCACCTGGGGAGCTTCACCGGCGGAAATGCAG GGGACAGTTTGACAAACCAAAATTCCATGAAGTTCACCACTTACGACAAAGACCAGGAtaactgggaaaaaaactgtGCTCAGCATTTTCTGGGTGGATTCTGGTACAACGCCTGCCACATGGCCAACCCCACCGGGATGTATGCACCTCATGGGGCCATCGGGTTTGAAAATGTCCACGTCATTTGGCATGCATGGAAAGGCTGGAACTACTCCCTCAAGACTGTTGCCATGAAGATCAGATCGGTTGCTAAGTGTTCATGTGGACATTAG
- the LOC125004311 gene encoding microfibril-associated glycoprotein 4-like isoform X1, which translates to MISFLLTQETLVVTVLVLVASVRSDSQFYLPIDCDDIYHRDNTSASGVYTIYPGGPASPLNVYCDMETDGGRWTVFHRRIDGTENFYRPWKYYKTGFGNVAGEYWLGLENILLLTMRKKNELRVDMEDWEQGEASAQYSSFSVDSEDSGYQLHLGSFTGGNAGDSLTNQNSMKFTTYDKDQDNWEKNCAQHFLGGFWYNACHMANPTGMYAPHGAIGFENVHVIWHAWKGWNYSLKTVAMKIRSVAKCSCGH; encoded by the exons ATGATCTCCTTTCTTCTCACGCAGGAGACACTTGTCGTAACCGTGCTGGTTCTGGTTGCCTCAGTCCGCTCCGACTCCCAGTTCTACCTGCCCATCGACTGTGATGACATCTATCACCGTGACAACACAAGTGCCAGTGGGGTGTACACCATCTACCCAGGAGGCCCAGCTTCGCCTTTGAATGTCTACTGCGACATGGAGACCGACGGAGGCAGATGGACG GTGTTTCATAGGAGGATTGACGGGACGGAAAACTTCTACAGGCCCTGGAAATACTATAAGACGGGATTTGGGAATGTAGCTGGAGAATACTGGTTGG GCCTGGAAAACATCTTATTGCTGACTATGAGGAAGAAGAACGAGCTTCGAGTCGACATGGAAGACTGGGAGCAAGGAGAGGCCTCCGCTCAGTACTCGTCTTTCTCAGTTGACTCAGAGGACAGCGGCTACCAGCTTCACCTGGGGAGCTTCACCGGCGGAAATGCAG GGGACAGTTTGACAAACCAAAATTCCATGAAGTTCACCACTTACGACAAAGACCAGGAtaactgggaaaaaaactgtGCTCAGCATTTTCTGGGTGGATTCTGGTACAACGCCTGCCACATGGCCAACCCCACCGGGATGTATGCACCTCATGGGGCCATCGGGTTTGAAAATGTCCACGTCATTTGGCATGCATGGAAAGGCTGGAACTACTCCCTCAAGACTGTTGCCATGAAGATCAGATCGGTTGCTAAGTGTTCATGTGGACATTAG